CGGAGGGTCGACCGAGGTGCTGTGGGCCGTCAACGCCGTCCACCACTGGGTCGACCATGGGGCGGCGTTTCGGGAGTTCGCCCGGGTGCTGGCTCCGGGCGGTCGCCTGGTGCTGGTCGACGAGGACTTCGACGACCCGACCCATCCTGACCACGAGAAGCGCAGCGGCCACGAGGCCGAGATGACACCGGTTGACGTTGAGTTGATAGCCGCTGCGATGGCCGAGGTCGGCCTGGAGGCCACCGGGGAGCACATGACGATCGCCGGGGTTCCGGCCAAGGTGATCCGGGCGGTCCGCACCGCCTGAGCGGGCCGGGTCGTGAGGCGACCGGCCCGCTGGTCAGCCTGTGACCGGGTCGATCGGCGTGATGGTGCCGAGTGCCGCCTCGATGTCGGCTGCAGCATCCAGGCATAGGTCCTCCCTGTAGCGGTCGGCTATGACCTGCACCCCCTGGGGAATGCCGTCGGCCACCCCCACCGGGACCGCCGCGGCGGGGATTCCCAGCAGGTTCACGGGGGTGATGCAGCGCATCACGTCGAGCATCAGGTCGATTCCACCCTCGGAGACGTCGGCATCGTGGGCGAACGGCGTTCGGGTCCACGTCGGCGCCACGAGAACAGGGTTGGCGTCGAAGAACCCGGCCCATGCGGTTGCGAGGCGGTGGTACTCGGTGTGCACGAGGATGGCCGGTACCTCGTCGGGTGGGAAGCGCCCGATGAGGTCATTTAGCAGCCCCAGGGCGCCCTCGCTCATGATCTCGGTGGCGGCGCCGACCATGGCTGGCATGTCGCAGCTGAGCATCCGGGCCCAGACCTCCTGGCACTGCTCCATCTCGGGTGGCGTCGCCTCGACCAGCTCCCAGCCGGCGGCCTCCATGGCATCAGCCGCCTTCCTGACACCGTCGGCGACGGCGGGGTGGATCGGACCGCCCGGAACCTCGGTGAGGATCGCGGCTCGCCTGGCCGTTGGTGCACCGTCGAACGGCACGGTCACAGAGCGCGGATCACGGGGGTGTCGGCCCGCCATCACCTCCAACCCGAGCCTCAGGTCCGCTACGTGTCGGGCCATCGGGCCCTCGACGCCCATCAGCTGGAATGACAGCGGTTGGGTGTCGGCAGGTGGGAGGCAGCCGGCGCCCGGAAGGCGGCCGAAGGAGGTCTTCAGCGACGTGATGCCACAGCAGTAGGCAGGGTTGCGAAGCGAGCCGCCCAGGTCGTTGCCGAGTCCGAACGGCGACATGCCGGACGCCAGCGACGCGGCCTCGCCACCGCTCGAACCACCGGCGGTGAGGTCGGGCGTCCAGGGGTTGCGGGTGAGGCCGTGGAGTGGGTTGTTCGTGCTGATCCGCAGCCCCAACTCGGGCAGGTTCGTGCGTGCCAGCGGGATCGCTCCGGCGGCCTTCATGCGCTCGACCACCGGGGAGTCGACCGTCGGCACCGCTTCGGCGAAGGCCGGCACGCCCTGGGTGGTGGGCGAGCAGGTGCAGTCCAGGTTCTCCTTGATGGTGAACGGCACGCCGTGGAAGGGCCCCAGGGGTCCGCCGGCCGCCACAGCAGCATCGGCGGCGTCTGCGCCGGCCCGGGCACCGTCGGCCAGCACGCGAACGACCGCGTTGAGGTCTCCGTTCACCTCGTCGATCCGGGCAAGGTGGGCGTCGACCACCTCCCGGCTGGAGGTCTCGCCGCCGGCGATCATCGCCGCCAACTCGTTCGCTGCCCGAGTCCACAGTTCGTCAACCATGGCGGTATCGAAACAGGATCGACGAGCCGGTGTCCACCCGGTCGGCGGTACCGCCGGGCGTGGTCTACCCGGCGACCGTCCTCGGTGGCACTGCCGGTTCCTGTCCGTGACCGGTCCGGGCGGCCTCGACACGGGCGATGAGCGCACATATCGGGTCCAGGATCTGGGGCCAGGCGCCCTCGGGAAGCTCGTGGCCCATGCCCTCGATCCAGACCAACTCTGCGTCGGGAATCGCGTCGGCGGTCTCCTGACCACCCTGGGGTAGGACCAGCGGATCGTCGGTGCCGTGGACCACCAGCGTCGGCACGGTGACCGCTCCGAGCGCTGGCCGGCGGTCGCCATCGGCCAGGGCCGCAACCACCTGCCTTACGCCTCCGTCCGGATGCCAGGCCCGATCCAGGTTGGCCAGCGCCTCCCGCCGCGCGTACGCCTCGTCGAAGGGGAAGCCCGTGCCCGTTATGAGCCGGGCCGCTTCGACCCCCGCCGCGACTATGGCCTCGCGATCGGTCGGGTCCACGTCCGGGGGCTGCAGGGACATCGCCACATCGATCTCCATGGGGATGAACCGGGGCATGGACATGATCGATGTGAACGTCCTGACCCGATCGGGGTGTCGTGTGACGACGTGCTGTCCGATCATGCCGCCTAGAGACGCCCCGACTACATGTGCCGATCCGAGGCCCAGGGCGTCGAGAACGCCGACGGCGTCGTCGGCCATGTCGGCCAACGAGTAGGGCGCCTCGACGGTCCCACCGCCGAGGACGGTGAAGAGGGCTTCGATCGGATCGACAGGCGGATGGTCGTCCAGCCAGGAGCTGAGCCCGACGTCCCGGTTGTCGAAGCGGACCACCCGGTGGCCCCGGTCGGCCAGCCCACGGCAGAACCCCTCGGGCCACACAGTCAACTGGGCGTTCAGCCCCATGATCAGGAGGATCGGGGGATCGGCCGGATCGCCCGTCTCCTCGACCTCGATGGTGATCCCGTTGGCCCGGACCTTCGCCATCCCCGCTCCTCGCCGCCTGGTGGACGGTGGTTAGGTTGCCACGGTGGACGACGTTCTCTGGAACCGGACCGGGCTGGAGTTGGCCGCCATGATCGCCGGGGGCGAGGTGTCCAGCCGGGAGGTGGTCGACGCCCACCTCGAGCGCATAGATGCCGTGAACGGCCGGCTGAACGCCGCCGTGCTGATCCTGGCCGACGAGGCGCGGAACGCCGCCGATGCCGCCGACCGGGTCATCTCCTCAGGGCTTCCCACGGGTCCGTTGCACGGGGTGCCCATCACGGTCAAGGACGGCCTGGACCTGGCCGGCCACCCCACCACCTATGGCGTCGAGGCCTTCGCCGACGGGATCGCCGCCCTCGACGACCCGGGCATCGGACGGCTGAAGGCCGCAGGGGCCATCCCCATCGCCAAGACCAACCTCCCGGAGATGGGGATGCGCCTCGCCACCGACAACCCCCTGTTCGGCCTGACCCGGAACCCGTGGCACCCGGACAGGACGGCCGGGGGCTCGTCGGGCGGCGAGGCCTCGGCCATCGCCTCGGGCATGTCCCCGATGGGGATGGGAACCGACCTCGGGGGTTCGGTCCGCAACCCCGCCTACTGCTGCGGCATCGCCGCCACCAAGACCTCTCTCGGTCGCCTTCCGGTATGCGGCTCGTCGCCGAATGCGGCCGAACCGATGGTGGCCCGCCAACTCATGGCGGTCGCCGGCCCGATGGCACGCAGCGTCGCCGACCTGGAGGCCATGCTCCGGGTGACCATCGGTCGCCACCCCAGGGACCCCCGGACGGTGGACGTGGCGTACGACGGAGCGCCGGTGGCGAGGCGGGTGGCGATCCCCACCGACCTGCCCGGCGGTCCGGTCCACGCGGATGCACGACAGGCGATCCAGCGGGCCTCCGACGCCCTGGTCGACGCCGGCTGGGAGGTGGTCGACACCTTGCCGCCAGAGGTGGAACGTTGCCTGGAGGTCTGGGGCCACCTGCTCGGCCACGACTTCCCGGCGACGCTGGCCAGCCTCGACGATGCCATGTCCGTTGACGGCAGCCACCTGATGCGGGCGTTGGTGGACTTCTGGCCTGCGTCCGGCATGCCGTCCCACGTCGCACACGCCGAGCGCTTCCGGCTGGCCAGGCTCTGGGCCGAGTTCCTCGCCGACCACCCGGTCGTGGTCCTTCCCACCTGGTACCAACCTCCCTTCGACCACCACGAAGACCTGGCCGACGACAGGGACGCCCTGCGATCGCTCTACGACGGTGTGTTCACCCCGATCGTCCCGGCCAACCTGCTGGGCCTCCCGGCCACCCAGGTCCCGGTCGGTCTGGGCGCTGACGGGACCCCGCTGGGAGTCCAGTGCCTCGCAGACCGCCATCGCGAGGACCTCACCCTGGTCGCAGCGGCGATCGTCGAGGCGGCATTCCCACCGCTCACCCCGATCGACCCGGCCACGGGCTGATCAGGCAGCGGCGTCCTGTCGATTCGGTACCGGGGGCGGAATACCCCGGGGCCCGGGACGCTCCGGCCGGGTCGGAGTGCCGTCAGGCCTGGATGACTACCAGGCGCTCCTCGGTCATCTCGCGCACCGTGTAGGCGGGCCCCTCCCGGGTGTTGCCCGAGTCCCGGATGCCGCCGTACGGCATGTGGTCGGCACGCCACGACGGCGACTCGTTGATCAGCACCCCGCCGTACTCCAGGACCTCGGCGGCCCGCAGGGCCCTGGCCAGGTCGTTGGTGAACACCGCGGCCTGCAGGCCGTAGGTGCTGGCGTTTGCACGGGCCAGGGCGTCATCGAAGTCGGTGTAGGTGGCGATGCCGACAACCGGTCCGAACACCTCGATGCAGCTGACCTTCATGTCGTCGGTGACTCCGGCGAGGATGGTGGGGGCCAGCACGCCGTCGACCATGGTGCCGCCGCAGACCAGGGTGGCACCGGCCGCCGTGGCCTCGTCCACCCAGGAGGCCACCCGGTCGGTCTCGTCGCCGTCTATGAGCGACGACAGGTCGGTCGCCGGGTCGGCGGGGTCGCCCACCGTCAGGGTGGCCGCCTCGGCGGCCATGGCCTCGGTGAATGCGGTGGCAATGTCATCGTGCACGTAGATCCGCTGGGTGGATATGCACGTCTGGCCTGAGAAGCCGAAGGCGGCGCCCTTCAACTTGGCCGCGGCGACGGCCACGTCCACGTCGGGCTCGATGATGATCGGCGAGTTGTTGCCGAGCTCCAGCGACACCTTCTTCCTGGGTGCGGTGGCCCGGATGTTCCAGCCGACGGGTGGTGAACCGGTGAAGGTGATCATGGCCACGTCGTCGTGTTCGACCATGTGGGCTGCGGTCCGACCGGGGCATGTCACGACGTTCAGCCAGCCGGGGGGAAGGCCGCACTCGTCCAGGAGGACCTCGGCCAGGCGGATGGCCGTCAGCGGGGTGGCCGATGCCGGCTTCAACACGACGGGGCAGCCGGCCGCGATCGCGGGGGCGACCTTGTGGCAGACGAGGTTCAACGGGAAGTTGAAGGGCGAGATGGCGCCGACGACGCCTATCGGCACCCGCTTCACGAAGCCCGTCTTGCCTTCACCCGCCGAGCTGGCGTCCATGGTCACCAGCTCGCCGCCCAGGGTGCGGGCCACCGCGGCGGCGAACCGGGCGGTGTCGACGGCCCGGGCCGCCTCGATGCGTGCCGTCGAGATGGGCTTGGCCGCCTCGGCCGAGATGCTCTGGGCGAACTCCTCGTGGTGGGCGGCGAGCGAGTCGGCCATGCGGTCCAGGATGGATGCCCGCTCGTGGGTGGGCATGACCCCGGCGGCAAGCGTGGCCTTCGCAGTGGCGATGGCTGCGTCCAGGTGGTCGGTGGTGCCGACGGGCACGGTGCCCAGGACCCGTCCGTTGTAGGGGGATCGGACCTCGGTGGCTTCCTCGGCGTCTACCCGGTCGGCGCCGATGATCATCAGGTGGTGTTCGCTCATGGGCACCTCCGAGGCAGCACGTCTTCTGGTGACAACCTACACTGACCAGACTCCTTTGGATCCAAATGAACGAGTCGAGGAAGGCCGCAGGAGATGGGCGAGCGACCACGGGTCACCGTTGCCGGAGTGCCGGTGTCGGTCGACCACTACGTGGGCGGCCGCCGGGTGTCGTCGGCCACCACGTTCGAGGACCGCTCCCCGCTGGACTGGTCGACGCTGCTGGCCGAGGTCTCCGCAGGCGACGCGGACGTCGCCGGGGAGGCCGTCACCGCGGCCGCCGCCGCCTTCAGGGGCTGGGCGGCCCTCGGCCCGGCCGGTCGTGGTCCCTACCTGCGACGCCTAGCCGACCTGATCGACGAACGGGTGCCCGACATCGCCGCGGTCGAGTGCGTGGACATGGCTATGCGCCACGAGAGCCTCCGCAACCGGGTCATCGGACGCGGCGCCCGCAACTTCCGGGCCTATGCGGACCTGGCCGAACAGCACGAGGAGCGGTCCTGGTCTTCCAACGGCACGGCCAACCGGGTCCAGCGGCTCCCGGCCGGACCGGCGGTGGTCATCACCCCGTGGAACGCCCCGTTCATGCTGGCCACCTGGAAGGTGGCACCGGCGTTGGCCGCCGGCAACCCGGTCGTCCTCAAGCCCGCCGAGTGGTCACCGCTCTCGGCCAGCCTCCTGGCCGACCTGGCCGACGAGGCCGGCCTGCCGCCCGGCGTGCTCAACGTGGTGCAGGGCATCGGTTCCGACGTGGGCCCGCCCCTGACGTCTGACCAGAGGGTGCGGCGCCTCTCGTTCACCGGATCCCCGGAGACGGCACGCCTCATCGGGGCGGCTGCGGCGGCCAACATCGTGCCGTTCACCGCGGAGTTGGGCGGCAAGGGCGCCCTCGTCGTGTTCGCCGACAGCGATCTGGAGGCGGCTGCCCGCACCGCTGCCGGCCAGTACGACGACTCGGGGCAGGTCTGCCTGGCCGCCACCCGCCTGCTGGTCGAGGCATCGGTGGCCGACGAATTCCTGGAGCGGTTCGACACCCACGTCGACGCCCACGTGCTGGGCGACGCCCACGACGACGCGACCACCATCACGCCGATGATCCACCCCGAGCACCTTGCCCGGGTGGAGGCGTTCGTGGACCGTGCCCGTGCCGCCGGCGACACGATCCTGCGGGGCGGTCAACGGCATGCACCGGACGGACTCTGGTACGAGCCCACGCTCATCGCCCCGGCCTCCAACGACAGTGAGATCGTGCAGCACGAGGTGTTCGGACCGGTGCTCACCTTCCAGGCCTTTGCCGACGAGGATGAAGCTGTGGCCCTCGCCAACAGCACCGCCTACGGACTCTCGGCCACCCTCTTCACCGGGTCGGCCGACCGGGCCGAGCGGGTGGGTTCGGCGCTGCGGGCCGGCACCACCTGGGTGAACTGCTTCCTGGTGCGCGACCTCACCGCCCCGTTCGGAGGCCTCGGGATCAGTGGCCTGGGTCGGGAGGGCGGCGACCACGCCCTGGAGTTCCACGCCGACCTCAAGACCCTCCAGATCAGGGACGACACCACCACATGAGCGATATCTGGACGCCCCTTCGTCGCGAATTAGTCGGTCGTATGGCCGACCTGGGGCCGACCATCGCGGCGCGCGCCGAGCGCTACGACCGGGAGGCGTCGTTCCCCCACGAGAACTTCGCCGACATGCGCGAGGCGGGGTTCCTGGCCCTGTGCATCCCCGAGCAGCACGGTGGGCTGGGGGCCGACTTCGTGACCTACGCCCTGGTCTCCGAGGAACTGGGCCGGCACTGCGGCTCCACGGCGTTGACCTTCAACATGCACACGGCGACCATGCTCCTCACCGGCCAGATCGCCGACGACCTGTCCATGTCCGACGAGGACCGGGTCACCCACGACCGGCGCCGGACCGCCATGTGGCGGGGCGTCGTCGAGGACGGCCACATCCACGCACAGCCGTTCAGCGAGGGTCGGGCCCCGGGCGAGACGACCGGCTTCGCCACCCGGGCCGTGCCGGTGGACGGCGGCTTCCGGGTCTCTGGTCGCAAGATCTTCGCCTCGCTGTCCGAGGCCGCCGACCTGCACAACGTGACCTGCATGGTCGAGGGCGAGGACGTGGTGCGGTTCCTCGGCGTGCCCGCCGAAGCGGCGGGCATCACGATCGAGGGCGACTGGGACCCACTGGGGATGCGGGGCACCGTGTCGAAGAACCTGCTGTTCGAGGACGTGTTCGTGCCCGCCGACAACGAGTTCCTACCTCCGGGATGCTTTGACCAGATGGCCGACCGGTGGCCGTACTTCTACATGACGCTCACGTTCTCGTACCTGGGCATCCAACGGGCGGTCCTGGACTTCACCTCGGCCTATCTCCGCGGCGCCGGTGGGCCTGACGAGCGCCGCGAGCATCCGCAGAAGCGACACGGCTGGGCGGAGATGCGCCTCGCCTACGAGCGCTCGCAGGCGCTGACCTACCGGGTGCTGGGCGAGGCGGGGGTGGATCCGACCGACGAGCAGGTCTGGCGGGCGTGGGCGGCCACCGTGACGGCCATGGAGACGGCGCCGGAGGTGGCGTCGACCGCGGTGCGGGTCTGCGGTGGCCGGTCGCTGCTGCGGCCCAGTGCGCTGGAGCGGATGTACCGCGATGCCCGCTGCGGTGCCACGATGCTTCCGTGGAGCGTCGAGGTCTGCCTCGGCCGCCTCGGCCGAGCCGGGCTCTACGACGACTGACCGACGACCGAACCGACTCGAGGAGGGGAACGACGTGGCCGTGCCATGGCACCGGATCGAGGCCTTCTCCGACC
This region of Acidimicrobiales bacterium genomic DNA includes:
- a CDS encoding aldehyde dehydrogenase family protein, which produces MGERPRVTVAGVPVSVDHYVGGRRVSSATTFEDRSPLDWSTLLAEVSAGDADVAGEAVTAAAAAFRGWAALGPAGRGPYLRRLADLIDERVPDIAAVECVDMAMRHESLRNRVIGRGARNFRAYADLAEQHEERSWSSNGTANRVQRLPAGPAVVITPWNAPFMLATWKVAPALAAGNPVVLKPAEWSPLSASLLADLADEAGLPPGVLNVVQGIGSDVGPPLTSDQRVRRLSFTGSPETARLIGAAAAANIVPFTAELGGKGALVVFADSDLEAAARTAAGQYDDSGQVCLAATRLLVEASVADEFLERFDTHVDAHVLGDAHDDATTITPMIHPEHLARVEAFVDRARAAGDTILRGGQRHAPDGLWYEPTLIAPASNDSEIVQHEVFGPVLTFQAFADEDEAVALANSTAYGLSATLFTGSADRAERVGSALRAGTTWVNCFLVRDLTAPFGGLGISGLGREGGDHALEFHADLKTLQIRDDTTT
- a CDS encoding amidase → MVDELWTRAANELAAMIAGGETSSREVVDAHLARIDEVNGDLNAVVRVLADGARAGADAADAAVAAGGPLGPFHGVPFTIKENLDCTCSPTTQGVPAFAEAVPTVDSPVVERMKAAGAIPLARTNLPELGLRISTNNPLHGLTRNPWTPDLTAGGSSGGEAASLASGMSPFGLGNDLGGSLRNPAYCCGITSLKTSFGRLPGAGCLPPADTQPLSFQLMGVEGPMARHVADLRLGLEVMAGRHPRDPRSVTVPFDGAPTARRAAILTEVPGGPIHPAVADGVRKAADAMEAAGWELVEATPPEMEQCQEVWARMLSCDMPAMVGAATEIMSEGALGLLNDLIGRFPPDEVPAILVHTEYHRLATAWAGFFDANPVLVAPTWTRTPFAHDADVSEGGIDLMLDVMRCITPVNLLGIPAAAVPVGVADGIPQGVQVIADRYREDLCLDAAADIEAALGTITPIDPVTG
- a CDS encoding aldehyde dehydrogenase family protein, with the protein product MSEHHLMIIGADRVDAEEATEVRSPYNGRVLGTVPVGTTDHLDAAIATAKATLAAGVMPTHERASILDRMADSLAAHHEEFAQSISAEAAKPISTARIEAARAVDTARFAAAVARTLGGELVTMDASSAGEGKTGFVKRVPIGVVGAISPFNFPLNLVCHKVAPAIAAGCPVVLKPASATPLTAIRLAEVLLDECGLPPGWLNVVTCPGRTAAHMVEHDDVAMITFTGSPPVGWNIRATAPRKKVSLELGNNSPIIIEPDVDVAVAAAKLKGAAFGFSGQTCISTQRIYVHDDIATAFTEAMAAEAATLTVGDPADPATDLSSLIDGDETDRVASWVDEATAAGATLVCGGTMVDGVLAPTILAGVTDDMKVSCIEVFGPVVGIATYTDFDDALARANASTYGLQAAVFTNDLARALRAAEVLEYGGVLINESPSWRADHMPYGGIRDSGNTREGPAYTVREMTEERLVVIQA
- a CDS encoding alpha/beta fold hydrolase, which produces MAKVRANGITIEVEETGDPADPPILLIMGLNAQLTVWPEGFCRGLADRGHRVVRFDNRDVGLSSWLDDHPPVDPIEALFTVLGGGTVEAPYSLADMADDAVGVLDALGLGSAHVVGASLGGMIGQHVVTRHPDRVRTFTSIMSMPRFIPMEIDVAMSLQPPDVDPTDREAIVAAGVEAARLITGTGFPFDEAYARREALANLDRAWHPDGGVRQVVAALADGDRRPALGAVTVPTLVVHGTDDPLVLPQGGQETADAIPDAELVWIEGMGHELPEGAWPQILDPICALIARVEAARTGHGQEPAVPPRTVAG
- a CDS encoding amidase family protein; the protein is MDDVLWNRTGLELAAMIAGGEVSSREVVDAHLERIDAVNGRLNAAVLILADEARNAADAADRVISSGLPTGPLHGVPITVKDGLDLAGHPTTYGVEAFADGIAALDDPGIGRLKAAGAIPIAKTNLPEMGMRLATDNPLFGLTRNPWHPDRTAGGSSGGEASAIASGMSPMGMGTDLGGSVRNPAYCCGIAATKTSLGRLPVCGSSPNAAEPMVARQLMAVAGPMARSVADLEAMLRVTIGRHPRDPRTVDVAYDGAPVARRVAIPTDLPGGPVHADARQAIQRASDALVDAGWEVVDTLPPEVERCLEVWGHLLGHDFPATLASLDDAMSVDGSHLMRALVDFWPASGMPSHVAHAERFRLARLWAEFLADHPVVVLPTWYQPPFDHHEDLADDRDALRSLYDGVFTPIVPANLLGLPATQVPVGLGADGTPLGVQCLADRHREDLTLVAAAIVEAAFPPLTPIDPATG
- a CDS encoding acyl-CoA/acyl-ACP dehydrogenase — translated: MSDIWTPLRRELVGRMADLGPTIAARAERYDREASFPHENFADMREAGFLALCIPEQHGGLGADFVTYALVSEELGRHCGSTALTFNMHTATMLLTGQIADDLSMSDEDRVTHDRRRTAMWRGVVEDGHIHAQPFSEGRAPGETTGFATRAVPVDGGFRVSGRKIFASLSEAADLHNVTCMVEGEDVVRFLGVPAEAAGITIEGDWDPLGMRGTVSKNLLFEDVFVPADNEFLPPGCFDQMADRWPYFYMTLTFSYLGIQRAVLDFTSAYLRGAGGPDERREHPQKRHGWAEMRLAYERSQALTYRVLGEAGVDPTDEQVWRAWAATVTAMETAPEVASTAVRVCGGRSLLRPSALERMYRDARCGATMLPWSVEVCLGRLGRAGLYDD